A region from the Tahibacter amnicola genome encodes:
- a CDS encoding pilin: protein MNIKQTQGFTLIELMIVVAIIAILAAIAIPAYQDYTIRSQVSEGSSLADGAKTAVAEYKANTGTWPANNVAAGMAAAGDIKGKYVSSVDASGGKIVALFSGTKAHANITGKNLTFSPISNVGSIDWRCYPAAGTDVDPKYLPASCRP, encoded by the coding sequence ACATCAAGCAGACCCAAGGCTTCACGTTGATCGAACTGATGATCGTCGTCGCGATCATCGCCATTCTGGCGGCCATCGCTATTCCGGCCTACCAGGACTACACCATCCGCTCGCAGGTTTCCGAAGGTTCCAGCCTGGCTGACGGCGCCAAGACCGCCGTTGCCGAATACAAGGCCAACACCGGCACGTGGCCGGCCAACAACGTTGCTGCCGGTATGGCCGCCGCTGGCGACATCAAGGGCAAGTACGTTTCCTCGGTCGACGCTTCGGGCGGCAAGATCGTTGCCCTGTTCTCCGGCACCAAGGCTCACGCCAACATCACCGGCAAGAACCTCACCTTCTCGCCGATCAGCAACGTGGGCTCCATCGACTGGCGCTGCTACCCCGCCGCCGGTACCGACGTTGATCCGAAGTACCTCCCGGCCAGCTGCCGTCCGTAA